In one window of Deltaproteobacteria bacterium DNA:
- a CDS encoding glutamate synthase, with protein sequence MCRLFAITSDEPLSPMVALKALDVMREGHDGSGVGLYLTDLSGPFEEMKDAPILSGIFSVQGLKRLDSFMMEVGFTTKYKVSMRLPATPPPGIPRRDRYLIRAYEYPEDWDGMPHGRKMDKLMEIRLKLRKMGEAEGDMIVYSFWPDVIMIKEIGDPLTVAQYLGLARDDLRARVIMAQGRQNTNYAINLYACHPFFIQGVASMTNGENTAFVPIREFLSSRGFSGYSGYNSDSEVFTHILHYSQHFLKLPLAAYKHIITPLVDEDIKKHPDGAFLANLKHACRPLITDGPNCVIGCLPDRTLFMAQDRKKLRPGIVGGRPGRWAFSSEMCALDSAIPDRDKGADFQPMYMDTVYVSQTRKEVTVCNQWEPLAQARLA encoded by the coding sequence ATGTGTCGGCTTTTTGCCATAACCAGTGACGAGCCATTATCGCCCATGGTGGCCTTAAAGGCCCTGGACGTGATGCGGGAAGGCCACGACGGAAGCGGCGTCGGGCTTTATCTCACCGATCTGTCCGGCCCCTTCGAGGAAATGAAGGATGCGCCCATACTTTCGGGCATATTCTCGGTCCAGGGCCTGAAGCGCCTGGACTCCTTCATGATGGAAGTGGGCTTCACCACCAAATACAAGGTTTCCATGCGCCTTCCGGCAACTCCGCCTCCGGGGATCCCCCGCCGTGACAGGTACCTTATAAGGGCCTACGAGTACCCGGAGGACTGGGACGGAATGCCCCACGGGCGCAAGATGGATAAATTAATGGAAATTCGCCTCAAACTCCGCAAGATGGGCGAGGCCGAGGGCGACATGATCGTCTACAGCTTCTGGCCCGACGTGATCATGATTAAGGAGATAGGCGATCCGCTAACGGTGGCCCAGTACCTGGGGCTTGCCCGTGACGACCTTCGGGCGCGGGTCATCATGGCCCAGGGGCGGCAGAACACCAACTACGCCATCAACCTCTATGCCTGCCACCCTTTTTTCATCCAGGGCGTGGCATCCATGACCAACGGCGAGAACACCGCCTTTGTGCCCATACGCGAATTTTTGTCCTCGCGGGGTTTTTCGGGCTATTCGGGCTACAACTCTGATTCCGAGGTCTTCACCCACATTCTGCATTACAGCCAGCATTTTCTGAAGCTGCCCCTTGCCGCCTACAAGCACATAATCACCCCGCTTGTGGACGAGGACATCAAAAAACATCCCGACGGCGCGTTTCTGGCCAACCTGAAGCACGCCTGCCGCCCCCTTATCACGGACGGCCCCAACTGCGTGATAGGCTGCCTTCCCGACCGCACCCTTTTCATGGCCCAGGACCGCAAGAAGCTGCGGCCCGGGATTGTTGGCGGGCGTCCGGGCAGATGGGCTTTTTCGTCCGAAATGTGCGCGTTAGACAGCGCCATACCCGACAGGGACAAGGGCGCGGATTTCCAGCCAATGTACATGGATACGGTTTACGTTTCCCAGACGCGCAAAGAGGTGACGGTATGCAACCAGTGGGAACCATTGGCCCAAGCACGCTTGGCTTAA
- a CDS encoding FAD-dependent oxidoreductase — MTDHEEYCRISGVENGVRLESRVLEELIQKAVAKGERRILVDARGQHGIGGRLWAAGEDRVSVTITGQSGQRTGSLGCANTTVEILGPASDDVGWLNAGATIVVHGNATNGVGNAMAQGRIMIAGNIGARGMTMTKANPRFMPPQLWVLGGVGDYFAEFMAGGTAVVCGLSPQNPENVLGFRPCVGMVRGRIFVRGPHRGFSEADAKLAPIEDSDWEWLLEGLGDFLFRVKKTGLMPLLTRREEWSLIEARSPHEKAAKPRRAMSEFRRNVWDHELGTGGLVGDLLDGERGVIEVVTTGELRRFVPVWENRKHASPCEAACPSGIPVSERWRLVREGKTEEAVNVSLLYSPFPATVCGYLCPNLCMGGCTRNSLGMTPIDVGVLGRASLAAKTPDLPPLSGKKIAVVGGGVAGISVAWQLRLKGHEATVYDREKELGGKLSTAIPPERIPPEVLSAELKRVREVIPHVTLKKDLDRDGVSHLAARYDFVVMAAGASKPRMLPVPGIERAESALDFLRAFKSGKAKAGKKVVVIGAGNVGCDVASSAFALGAESVTLVDVQKPAAFGKERDAAEKAGAKFLWPLFTKEIREKDVLFTDGTALDADTVVVSIGDAPETGFLPETVQTQKGFITVDENFRTTDPKIFAVGDIVRPGLLTDAIGAGKKAAEAMHELLSGRLPKRTFKAVIPLNRVNLAYFDPKKRTFSDTGDCAGNCSSCGLCRDCGICAEICPKGAISRTSLPDKGFEMTVNAALCIGCGFCMGACPCGVWNLTENSPL; from the coding sequence ATGACGGACCATGAAGAATACTGCCGGATATCCGGGGTTGAAAACGGGGTGAGGCTCGAAAGCCGGGTTCTGGAGGAGTTGATCCAGAAGGCCGTGGCCAAGGGCGAGCGCCGCATCCTGGTGGATGCGCGGGGCCAGCACGGCATAGGCGGCAGGCTGTGGGCCGCAGGCGAAGACCGGGTTTCGGTCACCATCACCGGCCAGTCCGGCCAGCGCACCGGAAGCCTTGGCTGCGCCAACACCACCGTCGAAATTCTGGGCCCGGCCTCGGACGACGTGGGCTGGCTGAACGCGGGCGCGACCATAGTGGTGCACGGCAACGCCACCAACGGCGTGGGCAACGCCATGGCCCAGGGCCGCATAATGATCGCTGGCAACATAGGCGCGCGCGGCATGACCATGACCAAGGCCAACCCGCGCTTCATGCCGCCCCAGCTTTGGGTATTGGGCGGCGTGGGCGACTACTTCGCCGAATTCATGGCGGGCGGAACCGCCGTGGTCTGCGGCCTTAGCCCCCAGAACCCCGAAAACGTGCTGGGTTTCCGCCCCTGCGTGGGCATGGTGCGCGGGCGCATCTTCGTTCGCGGGCCTCACAGGGGCTTTTCAGAGGCCGACGCCAAGCTCGCTCCCATAGAGGACAGTGACTGGGAATGGCTGCTTGAAGGATTGGGCGATTTCCTCTTCCGGGTCAAAAAAACCGGGCTAATGCCGCTTCTTACCCGTCGTGAGGAGTGGAGCCTCATAGAGGCACGCTCCCCCCACGAAAAGGCTGCCAAGCCCAGGCGGGCCATGAGCGAGTTCAGGCGCAATGTCTGGGATCACGAGCTTGGAACAGGCGGCCTTGTAGGCGATCTTCTGGACGGCGAACGCGGAGTCATAGAGGTGGTCACCACGGGCGAGCTTCGTCGGTTCGTTCCGGTGTGGGAGAACAGAAAGCACGCCTCCCCCTGCGAGGCGGCCTGCCCCAGTGGCATCCCGGTATCCGAGCGCTGGCGGCTGGTCCGCGAGGGCAAAACCGAGGAGGCGGTGAATGTTTCCCTTCTTTACTCGCCCTTTCCCGCCACGGTCTGCGGCTACCTCTGCCCCAACCTATGCATGGGCGGCTGCACCCGTAACAGCCTAGGCATGACCCCCATCGACGTGGGCGTTCTGGGCCGCGCGAGCCTTGCCGCCAAAACTCCCGATCTACCGCCCCTTTCCGGCAAAAAGATAGCGGTTGTGGGCGGCGGCGTTGCCGGAATTTCGGTTGCCTGGCAGCTTCGGCTCAAGGGCCACGAGGCCACTGTCTACGACCGGGAAAAAGAGCTTGGTGGCAAGCTTTCCACCGCAATTCCCCCCGAACGCATCCCGCCGGAGGTTTTGTCCGCAGAGCTTAAAAGGGTGCGGGAAGTGATTCCCCACGTCACCCTCAAAAAGGACCTGGACCGGGACGGCGTTTCCCATCTTGCCGCCCGGTACGATTTCGTGGTGATGGCGGCGGGGGCCTCCAAGCCCAGGATGCTGCCGGTTCCGGGAATCGAGCGGGCGGAAAGCGCCCTCGACTTTCTGCGGGCCTTTAAAAGCGGCAAGGCGAAGGCCGGAAAAAAAGTGGTGGTGATAGGGGCCGGAAACGTGGGCTGCGACGTGGCCTCCTCGGCCTTTGCCCTGGGGGCGGAATCCGTCACCCTGGTGGACGTCCAGAAACCGGCGGCCTTCGGCAAGGAACGGGACGCCGCCGAAAAGGCGGGCGCGAAATTCTTGTGGCCGCTTTTTACGAAGGAAATCCGCGAAAAGGACGTGCTCTTTACGGACGGGACGGCCCTTGACGCCGACACCGTGGTGGTGTCAATCGGAGACGCGCCGGAAACCGGGTTCCTTCCGGAAACCGTGCAGACCCAAAAAGGCTTTATTACGGTGGACGAAAACTTTCGCACCACCGACCCCAAGATTTTCGCGGTGGGAGACATCGTCCGGCCCGGCCTTCTCACCGACGCCATAGGCGCGGGAAAAAAGGCGGCGGAGGCCATGCACGAGCTTTTGTCGGGCAGGCTTCCCAAAAGAACCTTCAAGGCCGTGATTCCCTTGAACCGGGTGAACCTGGCCTATTTCGACCCCAAAAAGCGGACCTTTTCCGACACCGGCGACTGCGCGGGCAACTGCTCGTCCTGCGGGCTTTGCCGGGACTGCGGAATCTGCGCTGAAATCTGCCCCAAGGGTGCCATCTCCCGCACCAGCCTTCCCGACAAGGGCTTTGAAATGACGGTGAACGCGGCGCTTTGCATCGGCTGCGGCTTCTGCATGGGGGCCTGCCCTTGCGGGGTGTGGAACCTTACCGAGAACAGCCCATTATAG
- a CDS encoding 4Fe-4S binding protein, with translation MQPVGTIGPSTLGLKDLPWIIDWDIDACTLCGRCTAACPVRAIELGVSAKRTVGVNTAQTKAKSEHAVFYAVRQKTEPAFACVGCGLCNTVCPNNAIMPIRNDEPDKLRFHRNQGGAARNRGGRRNAPGGVLDRIKFTRISMLTDPALDAGRHEFELRTLLGRILPPEQSLDLFRDQGWIPPVREIYPLIIGGMSFGALSPTMWEGLQMGVSYLNEEMGMPVRISTGEGGCPPRLLRSRFLKYVILQIASGYFGWDEIIHAIPEMKEDPCAIEIKYGQGAKPGDGGLLMWHKVNKLIAAIRGVPTGVSLPSPPTHQTQYSIEESVAKMIQSMSMAWGFRVPVYPKISGTSTALAVLNNLARNPYAAGLAIDGEDGGTGAAYAVSMDHMGHPIASNIRDCYDNLVKVGKQNELPLFAGGGIGKSGNLAANTAALIMLGASGVQVGKYIMQAAAGCVGSETDRCNICNVGLCPKGITSQDQRIYRRLDPEKVAERVVDVFICFDTELKKIVAPLGRSTSLPIGMSDALGIDDYEAAQRLGIRYVV, from the coding sequence ATGCAACCAGTGGGAACCATTGGCCCAAGCACGCTTGGCTTAAAAGACCTTCCCTGGATCATAGATTGGGACATCGACGCCTGCACCCTGTGCGGCAGGTGCACGGCGGCCTGCCCGGTGAGGGCCATAGAGCTTGGGGTTTCGGCAAAGCGCACCGTTGGCGTCAACACCGCCCAGACCAAGGCGAAAAGCGAGCACGCCGTGTTCTACGCCGTGCGGCAGAAGACCGAACCGGCCTTCGCCTGCGTGGGCTGCGGCCTGTGTAACACCGTCTGCCCCAATAACGCCATAATGCCGATTCGGAACGACGAGCCGGACAAGCTCAGGTTTCACCGCAACCAGGGCGGGGCCGCCCGCAACCGGGGCGGACGCCGAAACGCGCCGGGGGGCGTCTTGGACCGCATCAAGTTCACCCGCATTTCAATGCTAACAGACCCGGCCCTTGACGCGGGCCGCCACGAGTTCGAGCTTCGCACACTTCTGGGCCGGATACTTCCCCCCGAACAGAGCCTGGACCTTTTCCGGGACCAGGGCTGGATTCCGCCCGTGCGGGAAATCTACCCCCTCATCATCGGCGGCATGAGCTTCGGCGCTCTCTCCCCCACCATGTGGGAGGGGCTCCAGATGGGAGTGAGCTATCTCAACGAGGAAATGGGGATGCCGGTTCGAATCTCCACCGGCGAGGGCGGATGCCCCCCAAGGCTTCTGCGAAGCCGCTTCCTCAAGTACGTCATCCTCCAGATCGCCTCCGGCTACTTCGGCTGGGACGAGATCATCCACGCAATCCCCGAAATGAAGGAAGACCCCTGCGCCATCGAGATCAAGTACGGCCAGGGGGCCAAGCCGGGGGACGGCGGCCTTTTGATGTGGCACAAGGTCAATAAGCTCATAGCAGCCATTCGCGGAGTGCCAACAGGGGTAAGCCTGCCTTCGCCCCCCACCCATCAGACCCAGTACTCCATTGAAGAATCAGTGGCCAAGATGATCCAGTCCATGAGCATGGCCTGGGGCTTCCGCGTTCCCGTCTATCCCAAGATTTCAGGCACTTCAACGGCCCTTGCGGTTTTAAACAACCTTGCCCGAAACCCCTACGCGGCGGGACTCGCCATAGACGGCGAGGACGGCGGCACGGGAGCCGCCTACGCCGTATCCATGGATCACATGGGGCACCCCATAGCCAGCAATATTAGGGACTGCTATGACAACCTCGTAAAAGTCGGGAAGCAAAACGAGCTCCCCCTTTTCGCGGGGGGCGGAATCGGAAAAAGCGGCAACCTCGCCGCCAACACGGCGGCGCTTATCATGCTTGGGGCTTCGGGTGTCCAGGTGGGGAAATACATCATGCAGGCTGCGGCGGGTTGCGTGGGCTCGGAGACCGACCGGTGCAACATCTGTAACGTGGGCCTCTGCCCCAAGGGTATCACGAGCCAGGATCAGCGCATCTACCGCCGCCTTGATCCCGAAAAGGTGGCCGAGCGCGTGGTGGACGTTTTCATCTGCTTCGACACCGAGCTCAAGAAAATCGTGGCCCCGCTGGGACGGTCAACGTCGCTTCCCATCGGCATGTCGGATGCTTTGGGCATTGATGATTACGAAGCCGCCCAGAGGCTGGGCATAAGGTATGTTGTGTAA
- a CDS encoding M20/M25/M40 family metallo-hydrolase, giving the protein MHKLICDIIEKFGGRMAGSREEDQAQDYIIERMGAFCDKTLKHRFLSPLTAMHGSLKIFSAVFFACLILCRISLPLAFLLAAANTAFVIRHFLTYRYKLDFLFPKKASSNAIGIIEPSGEHKSTLLFAGHMDSTTEYKWWYRLGFPGMVLTSVSVFMIILLPLFFLADLLFESANPVFSHYWWILVLMSPALVTLVDMRGDYVIDGAQDNLSGVVAAFGAGEALSADRLTHTRIMVVSFGSEEAGLRGSSAFAADFHEEMMRQNAVLVNLDGIMYPDHLKIIRGELNPWVWYSRSLIKKMEKAFLDCGAKPLKGVLPIGATDGAAFAMKGLSAITLIAQNVSHPDPTYHTRLDVADCVDPKALEKARDILVAFARNWDREISGR; this is encoded by the coding sequence ATGCACAAGCTCATTTGCGACATCATAGAAAAATTCGGCGGGCGCATGGCGGGAAGCCGTGAGGAGGACCAAGCCCAAGACTACATAATCGAGCGCATGGGGGCCTTTTGCGACAAGACCCTAAAGCACCGGTTCCTCTCCCCCCTTACGGCCATGCACGGCTCGCTCAAGATTTTCTCGGCGGTGTTTTTCGCCTGCCTGATCCTTTGCCGGATATCGCTTCCCTTAGCCTTTCTGTTGGCCGCCGCCAACACGGCTTTTGTCATCCGGCACTTTCTCACCTACCGCTATAAGCTGGATTTCCTCTTCCCCAAAAAAGCCTCGTCAAACGCCATAGGCATCATCGAGCCTTCGGGCGAGCACAAGTCCACCCTTTTGTTCGCGGGCCACATGGATTCCACCACCGAGTACAAATGGTGGTACAGGCTGGGCTTTCCGGGCATGGTCCTGACCTCGGTTTCGGTCTTCATGATAATCCTTCTTCCCCTGTTTTTTCTGGCGGACCTCCTTTTTGAAAGCGCCAACCCCGTTTTTTCACACTACTGGTGGATTCTTGTCCTCATGTCGCCCGCCCTTGTCACCCTTGTGGACATGCGCGGCGACTACGTGATCGACGGCGCACAGGACAACCTCTCCGGCGTGGTTGCGGCCTTCGGCGCGGGCGAGGCGCTTTCCGCAGACCGCCTTACGCACACCAGGATAATGGTGGTGAGCTTCGGGTCGGAGGAGGCGGGCTTAAGGGGCTCGTCGGCCTTCGCAGCCGATTTTCACGAAGAGATGATGAGGCAGAACGCGGTCCTGGTGAACCTGGACGGCATAATGTATCCCGATCATCTGAAAATAATAAGGGGGGAGCTGAATCCCTGGGTGTGGTATTCCAGGAGCCTGATCAAAAAGATGGAAAAGGCCTTCCTGGATTGCGGCGCAAAGCCGCTTAAGGGCGTTTTGCCCATAGGGGCCACGGACGGAGCCGCCTTTGCCATGAAGGGCCTTTCCGCCATAACCCTCATAGCCCAGAACGTGAGCCATCCCGATCCCACCTACCACACCCGCCTGGACGTGGCCGATTGCGTGGACCCTAAGGCCCTGGAAAAGGCCCGCGACATCCTGGTGGCCTTTGCAAGGAACTGGGACAGGGAGATATCCGGCAGATGA
- a CDS encoding helix-turn-helix transcriptional regulator: protein MENTDIPHISVDFFETLTGALPKVEDNAGEDVGQRIAAIRREKGLSVEDLARMTGFSVELIAGIENNTVAPQLGTIMRLGKALDQALTRLISGQGNKPYEITRKGERKIVARATKSGGGSQVYTYQSLAHEVKGRHMEPLVVELDEVAEPEKSVHEGEEFILVLSGTALLSIGEDRHELNPGDCVYYLSSVSHSISGKGGKAVILAVLYE, encoded by the coding sequence ATGGAAAATACGGATATTCCCCACATCAGCGTGGATTTTTTCGAGACCCTCACGGGTGCGCTTCCCAAGGTCGAAGACAACGCGGGCGAGGACGTAGGACAGCGCATAGCGGCCATAAGGCGGGAAAAGGGCCTTTCCGTGGAAGACCTCGCCCGGATGACCGGTTTTTCCGTGGAATTGATCGCCGGAATCGAAAACAACACCGTGGCCCCCCAGCTTGGCACCATCATGCGCCTGGGAAAGGCCCTGGACCAGGCCCTGACCCGGCTCATTTCCGGCCAGGGCAACAAGCCCTACGAGATCACCCGAAAGGGCGAGAGAAAGATCGTGGCGCGGGCCACCAAGAGCGGCGGCGGAAGCCAGGTCTACACCTACCAGAGCCTTGCCCACGAGGTTAAGGGCCGCCACATGGAGCCTCTGGTGGTGGAACTGGACGAGGTGGCGGAGCCGGAAAAAAGCGTCCATGAGGGCGAGGAATTCATACTGGTGCTTTCGGGAACCGCCCTTCTGTCCATCGGCGAGGACCGGCACGAGTTGAACCCCGGCGACTGCGTCTACTATCTTTCCAGCGTTTCCCACTCCATTTCCGGCAAGGGGGGCAAGGCCGTAATCCTGGCGGTCCTCTACGAGTAG
- a CDS encoding flavodoxin family protein codes for MRILGIYGSPRKNGNSDRLLDALLESARENGAETESLYSRKLKIHGCLECGKCDETGVCVIRDDMDKVYEAVKRADAVVVAAPVFFYAFPSELKALVDRSQALWSGRLLKKQGPALKTFDSGDGFLLAVGASRGDNLFSGCELEARYFFDALDRNYKGGLFYRQVEKKGAIEDHPTALSDARDLGKRIATAS; via the coding sequence ATGCGAATTCTGGGTATCTACGGCAGCCCCCGGAAAAACGGAAATTCCGACCGGCTTTTGGACGCTCTCCTGGAATCGGCCAGGGAAAACGGCGCGGAGACGGAATCCCTCTACAGCCGAAAGCTTAAAATCCACGGCTGCCTAGAATGCGGAAAATGCGACGAAACCGGCGTCTGCGTCATAAGGGACGACATGGACAAGGTTTACGAGGCCGTGAAAAGGGCCGACGCAGTGGTGGTGGCGGCCCCGGTCTTCTTCTACGCCTTTCCTTCGGAACTCAAGGCCCTGGTGGACCGCAGCCAGGCACTCTGGAGCGGCAGGCTTCTGAAAAAACAGGGTCCGGCCCTCAAGACCTTTGATTCCGGCGACGGCTTTCTTCTGGCAGTGGGCGCAAGCCGGGGCGACAACCTCTTTTCCGGCTGCGAGCTGGAGGCCCGGTATTTTTTCGACGCCCTGGACCGGAATTACAAGGGCGGCCTTTTTTACCGGCAGGTGGAGAAAAAGGGGGCCATAGAGGATCATCCCACCGCCCTTTCCGATGCCCGCGATCTTGGAAAACGCATCGCAACCGCGTCCTGA
- the dctP gene encoding TRAP transporter substrate-binding protein DctP has product MRLIQTAAAMMLVLFAFTGVAFAGKNATIFWKTATLAPEGIGWSKQMKTIVFPEVERITEGNLSIKVYYGGVMGDDIDVIKKMRIGQLNGAGLAAQGANQLCPEFQVLELPFLFNDFDEVDYIRDRMSGTFDKIFEKHGFFMLAWTDQDFDQIYSTKVELAKVADFSKGKFITWYGPVEQDLFRVLGANQIPVGVPEVGSSIRSGVADSAIGPALWIVGAQMHSVVRYMNRVKIRYSPAAIVVTDKTFKALPPQYQKAYFEIRGPLLKKFSTAVRGDLKKSMEALIKYGIKDTKMTPAALAEMKKVTSQVWTNMTGKIFPKSLLDEVLANLRTYRASKGK; this is encoded by the coding sequence ATGCGGTTGATTCAAACGGCTGCGGCCATGATGCTGGTGCTTTTCGCATTTACGGGCGTGGCCTTTGCAGGGAAAAACGCCACCATTTTCTGGAAAACCGCCACCCTTGCCCCGGAGGGCATAGGCTGGTCCAAGCAGATGAAAACCATAGTGTTTCCGGAAGTCGAAAGGATCACCGAGGGCAACCTGTCCATCAAGGTGTACTACGGCGGCGTGATGGGCGATGACATCGACGTCATAAAAAAGATGCGCATCGGCCAGTTGAACGGCGCTGGCCTCGCGGCCCAGGGCGCGAACCAGCTTTGCCCGGAATTCCAGGTTCTGGAGCTTCCCTTTCTCTTCAACGACTTTGACGAGGTGGACTACATCCGCGACAGGATGAGCGGCACCTTCGACAAGATATTCGAAAAGCACGGCTTTTTCATGCTTGCCTGGACCGACCAGGATTTCGACCAGATATATTCCACCAAGGTGGAGCTTGCCAAGGTGGCGGATTTTTCCAAGGGCAAGTTCATAACCTGGTACGGCCCGGTGGAGCAGGACCTTTTCAGGGTGTTGGGCGCGAACCAGATTCCCGTGGGCGTTCCCGAAGTGGGCTCGTCCATCCGCTCCGGCGTTGCGGACTCCGCCATCGGCCCGGCGCTGTGGATAGTGGGCGCGCAGATGCACTCGGTGGTGCGCTACATGAACCGGGTGAAGATCCGCTACTCCCCCGCCGCCATTGTGGTCACGGACAAGACCTTCAAGGCCCTGCCCCCCCAATACCAGAAGGCTTATTTTGAAATTCGCGGCCCGCTCCTCAAGAAGTTCTCCACTGCTGTCCGGGGGGATCTCAAGAAGAGCATGGAAGCCCTCATCAAGTACGGCATAAAAGACACCAAGATGACCCCGGCGGCCCTGGCCGAAATGAAGAAGGTGACGAGCCAGGTATGGACCAACATGACCGGGAAGATCTTTCCCAAGTCCCTTCTGGACGAGGTTCTGGCGAACCTGAGGACCTATCGGGCCAGCAAGGGCAAATAG
- a CDS encoding prenyltransferase, which yields MWIKALRIIPRVSPEEWKTLDVVSRWLIASRAAVFIMTATSCAVGGLLAVRDGAFSAPDFAACLLGLVFAHATNNLLNDLIDHKKGIDRNNYYRAQYGPHPIEHGLMSIKKLWAYIAVSGLVALLAGAWLIGRTGWITVILLGLGAFFVIFYTWPLKYMGLGEPSVILVWGPLMVGGTYFVVTGGHWSWQVAAISLAYAVGPTTVLFGKHTDKLTQDEARGVRTLPVILGEKNARMTAIGLWVFQYVLVAALMAWGILGWAMLPVFLSIPKFIWAVKIYSRPRPTEPPEELPPNIWPLFLSAVAFVYNRLFGVLFLAGLILDVILYRTGVY from the coding sequence ATGTGGATAAAAGCGCTCAGGATCATTCCCAGGGTAAGCCCGGAAGAATGGAAAACCCTGGACGTGGTCTCCCGCTGGCTCATCGCAAGCCGCGCCGCAGTCTTCATCATGACAGCCACGTCATGCGCCGTGGGCGGGCTTCTGGCCGTGAGGGACGGGGCCTTTTCAGCGCCGGATTTCGCGGCCTGCCTTTTGGGGCTGGTGTTCGCCCACGCCACCAACAACCTTTTAAACGATCTCATAGACCACAAAAAGGGCATTGACCGGAACAACTACTACCGCGCCCAGTACGGCCCCCACCCCATCGAGCACGGCCTGATGAGCATCAAAAAGCTTTGGGCCTACATAGCGGTTTCCGGCCTTGTGGCCCTTCTGGCAGGGGCCTGGCTCATAGGGCGCACCGGCTGGATCACGGTCATCCTGCTTGGGCTTGGGGCCTTTTTCGTCATTTTCTATACCTGGCCCCTAAAATACATGGGCTTGGGGGAGCCCTCGGTGATACTGGTATGGGGGCCGCTCATGGTGGGGGGCACCTATTTCGTGGTGACCGGCGGCCACTGGAGCTGGCAGGTGGCCGCCATATCCCTGGCCTACGCCGTGGGTCCCACCACGGTTCTTTTCGGCAAGCACACGGATAAGCTCACCCAGGACGAGGCCAGGGGCGTGCGCACGCTTCCGGTGATACTGGGCGAAAAAAACGCCCGGATGACCGCCATCGGCCTGTGGGTTTTCCAGTATGTTCTGGTGGCGGCCCTGATGGCCTGGGGAATCCTGGGCTGGGCCATGCTTCCGGTGTTTTTGAGCATTCCCAAGTTCATCTGGGCCGTGAAAATCTATTCAAGGCCAAGGCCGACAGAGCCGCCGGAAGAGCTTCCGCCCAACATCTGGCCCCTTTTCCTGTCTGCGGTGGCCTTTGTTTACAACAGGCTTTTCGGCGTTCTCTTTCTTGCCGGGCTGATCCTGGACGTCATCCTTTACAGGACCGGCGTCTACTGA